A region of Vitis riparia cultivar Riparia Gloire de Montpellier isolate 1030 chromosome 12, EGFV_Vit.rip_1.0, whole genome shotgun sequence DNA encodes the following proteins:
- the LOC117926125 gene encoding non-specific lipid-transfer protein A-like produces the protein MKAFFFLASLCILIIAGSHCRALQPTIGIEPMHDPIGPDVFECGRAAAVRGACFPYLSGMESKPLPSCCDGVKMIVQMLAKPEDKLLGCRCLKEASSYFHTIKETAISDLSKACHLDFTLFSGDVCKSYK, from the coding sequence ATGAAGGCcttcttcttccttgcatctctatGCATCCTGATCATAGCAGGATCACACTGCAGGGCACTACAACCAACCATTGGAATCGAGCCGATGCATGATCCTATTGGGCCTGATGTGTTTGAATGCGGCCGAGCTGCTGCAGTTCGAGGAGCATGCTTCCCTTACTTGAGTGGGATGGAGTCTAAGCCATTGCCATCTTGCTGCGATGGTGTTAAAATGATTGTTCAAATGCTTGCCAAACCAGAAGATAAGCTACTTGGGTGTAGGTGCTTAAAGGAAGCCTCTTCCTACTTTCACACCATCAAGGAAACCGCCATCTCTGATCTTTCCAAAGCCTGCCACCTCGACTTCACTTTGTTTTCTGGTGATGTTTGTAAGAGCTACAAGTAG